The genomic window AAAATATCTATTTTAAAGGCAGTTGCCAAATGTATGATATTAAAGCTGATCTTGCTCTGCAAGGCCTGATTCATTGCTTCCTTACTGACATAAAAATCATTTTTCAGTGCCTCAATAAATTTGTCGCAAATCGGTCCAAAAGGCTCAACTGTAATATCGGCATCCTGTGTGAACCTCGCAGTGCCGTAAGTCGAGCTTGCCATAGAGCCGCCGATAACATAAGCAATGTTCATATTGTCAAGAACATTGAGTAATTTCTCCAGAACAGCGATATCCTGCGGATTATTCATTTTTGCCGCCATAGACTTTATTGTATAATTCCTCGCCCAAGTGGCGTTTTGCCCAGATATGCCAGACCTGCTTCTCATCTGCATTGGGGTACTGCATTCTAATGCCTGTCATTGAGAGGATTTGTCCTGTGCGAATTGCATCGAAAATTAATTCGATTTTTTCCGCAGAGCTCATTTTGCGGTACAACTCGTATTGAATTTCGAGAACCTCTCTCGATGTATCAGTTTGTATTTTATGCGGTTCGGCCATAAAGCCGGTGGTGGGATTCGAACCCAAAACCTCGGCTTTACGAAAGCCGCGCTCTACCGTTGAGCTACACCGGCACAAATCAAGCATCTCGTTATTCGTGAAGCGTGAAGCGAAATACGAGATACGATGAATAATAACTAATCGGTCAATTATTGTAAAGCAAAGACTCCGAAACCGGCTTTGCCGGTAAAATAATATAATGTTCTTGAAAATTTTATGGAATTGTGCTATAAAATTTGGTACAATAAATGAACCAATTTTTAAATTTTATAATTACTTACAAACAAAGGACTTGCGATAGATTATGCTGTTTTGCGGCAAAGGAAATCCACAAATAAACTTGAGTGCCGACGACCTGAAAGCCGGTCTGTTTTCAGCACTTAAAAAGCTCGGCAGCCGTAAAAAAGTTCTCGTTATCGGCCCCGACATTACACGAATGTATTCGCGGGCGGGCGAGCTTACCTATATGTCGTACCAGTATTACGGCGACAGGCTGACCGATATTCTGCCTGCACTGGGAACGCACGTTCCGATGACCGAAGAAGAAATAAAAAAAATGTACGGCCAGACGCCGGTAAGTCTTTTCAGGAATCATAACTGGCGGACGGACATTGTTACGCTCGGGCAGGTGCCCGGCGATTTCGTAAAAAAAGTAACCGACGGCAAACTGGATTATGACTGGCCCGCGCAAGTGAACAGGCTGCTTGTCGAAGGCGGCTTTGATTTGATTCTGTCAATCGGCCAGGTTGTGCCGCACGAGGTCGCGGGTATGGCCAACTACAACAAAAATATTTTCGTCGGAACAGGCGGGCAGGAAGGCATAAACAGAAGTCATTTCATCGGCGCCGTCTGCAATATGGAAAAAATTATGGGCAGGGCGGATAATCCTGTTCGCAAGGTTTTGAATTATGCATCGGAGCATTTCGCCAAACACCTGCCGATAGTTTATGTTCAGACAGTACTTGCACCGGATGAAAACAGAAAGATGCAGACAAGGGGACTTTTCATCGGTGACGATATCGAGTGTTTCAACAAGGCCTGCGAGCTTTGTCTGAAGGTTAATTTTACCATGCTCGATGAGCCTATAAAGAAAGCGGTTGTATATCTCGACCCGCACGAATATAAAAGCACCTGGCTTGGAAACAAAAGCATTTATCGAACGAGAATGGCAATGGCTGATAATGGCCGCCTGATTGTTTTGGCGCCGGGAGTCGCGGAATTCGGCGAAGACAGGCAGATAGATACGCTTATCAGAAAATACGGCTATGTCGGCACGGAAAAAGTGCTTAAATTTGTCAAGGAAAATGATGATTTAAAAGCGAATCTAAGCGCAGCCGCTCATCTTATTCACGGTTCGAGCGAAGGCAGATTCAAAATAACTTATTGCCCGGGAAAATTAACGAGGAAGGAAATCGAATCGGTTAATTTCGAATACGGCGACCTTTCCGAAATGAGGGACCTTTATAATCCCGACAATCTTCAAAATGGTATAAATACTATGCCGGATGGAGAAGAAATATTTTTCATTTCCAATCCGGGTCTGGGCCTTTGGGCGTATAAAAACAGATTTAGTCGATAAATAAGGAGCAAAAAAATGCCAAAAACAGAAACGCATAAATATGCTTTACTCGTTCCGACCAGTATGGGTATTCGGTTAACTCCTGTTAATTCTCAGCCTTTTCATTGCAGCGATACCTTTAAAATGCAGGCAACCAGCGCAGAAAGTAATGTAGCGTCTGTTTCTTCGTATCTTGGTATGCCGGTCAAAATTTTGACGGCATTTGTTAAAGGCAGTCCTGTTTCGCATTTTATAAAGGACAATCTAAATAGTCGTCGAATGGATTTTGAAGGCCGTGAATTTGGGCAGGGCGGCCCGTGGGGTTATCGCCATCAAATTAATATGGCTGACAGCGGCTGGGGTACACGCGGGCCGAGAGTTCATAATGACCGGGCTGGTGAAGTTGGAAGAGAACTTAGCGCCGAAGATTTTGATTTTGAGAGAATTTTTGCAAAGGAAGGTGCAAAGATTGTACATCTTTCCGGTTTAATTGCCGCGTTGTCGCCGAAGACGAGTAAATTTTGTCTTGATATTGCGAGAATTGCCAAGAAAAATGGTTCGTTAATATCATTTGACCTCAATCATAGAGCAAGTTTCTGGAAGGATAGAGAAAAAGAGCTTTCAGAAATATTTGCTGAAATTGCATCCCTCAGCGATATACTGATTGGTAATGAAGAAGATTTTCAGTTATGTCTCGGCGTAGAAGGTCCCCAGACCGGCGGCAAAGGGCTTGAAGATAAAATAGACGGCTTTAAAGAGATGATTAGCAGGGTGCAAAAGGCTTATCCGAATGCTACTTATTTTGGAACAACGCTTCGTGAGGTTATCTCGGCCAATAGTCATATGTGGGGTGCACTGGTGACAGACAAAAAGAATTGGGAAATTATTAAGCCGCGTCAGATAGGTGTTCTTGACCGTATTGGCGGCGGTGATGGTTTTGTCGGCGGTTTGCTTTACGGCATACTCAGGGGCTGGGATGTGACAAAATGTGCCAGGTTCGGCTGGGCAACAGGAGCTCTTGCAGCTACGATGCTTACCGACTATGCCCAGCCTGCTGACGAAGAACAGGTGTGGAGTATATGGGAAGGTAACGCAAGAGTTAAGCGATAATACCTTTGAGATTAGAAATTGTGAGTTTTACAAAAATCTTTTTTTATTAAAATACGGAGAACAAAAAAATGTCGAAAGCGGATATTGGTTTAATTGGTCTTGCGGTAATGGGTGAAAATCTTATCCTTAATATGGAAAGCAAAGGTTTTACCGTTGCATGTTTTAATCGTACTGTTTCGAAGGTCGATAACTTTATGAACGACAGAGCGAAGGGCAAAAACATAATCGGCTGTCATTCAATCGAGGAGCTTTGCGCAAATCTTAAAACGCCGCGAAAAGTTATGCTGATGGTCAAAGCAGGCCAGGCGGTGGATGATTTTATCGAACTGGTACTGCCGCACCTTGAAAACGGAGACATCATTATAGACGGCGGAAACAGCCATTTCCCCGATACCACACGCAGAACAAAATATGTCGAGAGCAAAGGCAAACTTTACATTGGCACCGGCGTTTCCGGCGGCGAAGAAGGCGCTTTGACGGGGCCATCGATTATGCCCGGCGGTTCGCCTG from Phycisphaerae bacterium includes these protein-coding regions:
- a CDS encoding lactate racemase domain-containing protein, whose product is MLFCGKGNPQINLSADDLKAGLFSALKKLGSRKKVLVIGPDITRMYSRAGELTYMSYQYYGDRLTDILPALGTHVPMTEEEIKKMYGQTPVSLFRNHNWRTDIVTLGQVPGDFVKKVTDGKLDYDWPAQVNRLLVEGGFDLILSIGQVVPHEVAGMANYNKNIFVGTGGQEGINRSHFIGAVCNMEKIMGRADNPVRKVLNYASEHFAKHLPIVYVQTVLAPDENRKMQTRGLFIGDDIECFNKACELCLKVNFTMLDEPIKKAVVYLDPHEYKSTWLGNKSIYRTRMAMADNGRLIVLAPGVAEFGEDRQIDTLIRKYGYVGTEKVLKFVKENDDLKANLSAAAHLIHGSSEGRFKITYCPGKLTRKEIESVNFEYGDLSEMRDLYNPDNLQNGINTMPDGEEIFFISNPGLGLWAYKNRFSR
- a CDS encoding sugar kinase; the protein is MPKTETHKYALLVPTSMGIRLTPVNSQPFHCSDTFKMQATSAESNVASVSSYLGMPVKILTAFVKGSPVSHFIKDNLNSRRMDFEGREFGQGGPWGYRHQINMADSGWGTRGPRVHNDRAGEVGRELSAEDFDFERIFAKEGAKIVHLSGLIAALSPKTSKFCLDIARIAKKNGSLISFDLNHRASFWKDREKELSEIFAEIASLSDILIGNEEDFQLCLGVEGPQTGGKGLEDKIDGFKEMISRVQKAYPNATYFGTTLREVISANSHMWGALVTDKKNWEIIKPRQIGVLDRIGGGDGFVGGLLYGILRGWDVTKCARFGWATGALAATMLTDYAQPADEEQVWSIWEGNARVKR